A portion of the Micromonospora tarapacensis genome contains these proteins:
- a CDS encoding valine--tRNA ligase: MTERLDARRPDAPTLAGQYQPGEVEERRYEQWVADGRFRASADSDREPFTIVIPPPNVTGSLHMGHALDHTVQDALVRRRRMQGFEALWLPGMDHAGIATQNVVERQLAAQGLSRHDLGRDKFVERVWQWKATSGGAILGQMRRLGDSVDWDRERFTMDEGLSRAVQTMFKKLYDDGLIYRANRIINWCPRCLTALSDIEVEHTDDDGELVSIRYSDDVVVATTRAETMLGDTAVAVHPDDERYRHLIGTEVELPLTGRRIPIVGDPHVDPAFGTGMVKVTPAHDPNDFEIGQRHDLPALTVMDERGVITAPGPFEGLDRFEARPAIVAALRAEGRIVAEKRPYVHAVGHCSRCRTTVEPRLSLQWFVNTSPLAKAAGDAVRDGRVRIEPAELAKRYFAWVDNMHDWCISRQLWWGHRIPVWYGPDGEVVCVGPDDEPPAGAGWHQDEDVLDTWFSSGLWPFSTLGWPEQTPDLAKFYPTSVLVTGYDILFFWVARMMMFGLYAMDGRQPFDVIALHGMVRDEHGKKMSKSFGNVVDPLDWIDRYGADATRFTLARGANPGGDVPVSEEWCQGSRNFCNKLWNATRFALINGAHTGGPLPSADRLSTVDRWILSRLAHVTAEVDEQFETYEFAKVCDLLYHFAWDDVCDWYVELSKPVLAGGGEPAEVSRRVLGHVLDQLLRLLHPVIPFVTEELWTALTGGETVLTAPWPTSDRALIDDAAEAEVATLQRVVTEVRRFRSDQGLRPTQRVAARLDGLAGAGVAAHEPLIRSLARLDPAGDDFQASATLAMPGEVSVALDTRGSIDVAAERARLAKDRAAAEKEAGQARAKLDNPAFVGKAPEHVVVKIRERLAVAEADLARIDAALEALSS; this comes from the coding sequence GTGACCGAGAGACTGGATGCCCGACGCCCCGACGCCCCGACCCTCGCCGGCCAGTACCAGCCCGGCGAGGTAGAAGAGCGGCGGTACGAGCAGTGGGTAGCCGACGGTCGGTTCCGGGCGTCGGCGGACAGCGACCGGGAGCCCTTCACCATCGTCATCCCGCCGCCGAACGTGACCGGCTCGCTGCACATGGGCCACGCCCTCGACCACACGGTCCAGGACGCCCTGGTGCGGCGCCGGCGGATGCAGGGCTTCGAGGCGCTCTGGTTGCCGGGCATGGACCACGCCGGCATCGCCACCCAGAACGTGGTCGAGCGGCAGCTGGCCGCGCAGGGCCTGTCCCGCCACGACCTCGGCCGGGATAAGTTCGTCGAGCGGGTGTGGCAGTGGAAGGCCACCTCCGGCGGCGCGATCCTCGGCCAGATGCGCCGCCTCGGCGACTCGGTGGACTGGGACCGCGAGCGCTTCACCATGGACGAGGGCCTGTCGCGCGCCGTGCAGACCATGTTCAAGAAGCTGTACGACGACGGTCTCATCTACCGCGCGAACCGGATCATCAACTGGTGCCCGCGCTGCCTGACCGCGCTGTCCGACATCGAGGTGGAACACACCGACGACGACGGCGAACTGGTGTCGATCCGCTACAGCGACGACGTGGTGGTGGCCACCACCCGGGCCGAAACGATGCTGGGCGACACGGCGGTGGCGGTGCACCCGGACGACGAACGGTACCGGCATCTGATCGGCACCGAGGTCGAACTGCCGCTGACGGGTCGGCGGATCCCGATCGTGGGTGATCCGCACGTCGACCCGGCCTTCGGCACGGGCATGGTGAAGGTGACCCCGGCGCACGACCCGAACGACTTCGAGATCGGCCAGCGGCACGACCTGCCGGCGTTGACGGTCATGGACGAGCGGGGTGTCATCACCGCGCCCGGCCCGTTCGAAGGGCTGGATCGCTTCGAGGCCCGCCCGGCGATCGTCGCGGCGTTGCGCGCCGAGGGGCGCATCGTCGCGGAGAAGCGGCCGTACGTGCATGCCGTGGGGCACTGCTCGCGGTGCCGGACCACGGTCGAGCCCCGGCTCTCCCTGCAGTGGTTCGTCAACACCTCTCCGCTGGCGAAGGCGGCCGGCGACGCGGTGCGCGACGGTCGGGTCCGCATCGAGCCGGCCGAGTTGGCCAAGCGCTACTTCGCCTGGGTCGACAACATGCACGACTGGTGCATCTCCCGGCAGCTGTGGTGGGGGCACCGCATCCCGGTCTGGTACGGCCCGGACGGCGAGGTCGTCTGCGTCGGCCCGGACGACGAGCCGCCGGCCGGAGCGGGCTGGCATCAGGACGAGGACGTCCTGGACACCTGGTTCTCCAGCGGGCTCTGGCCGTTCTCCACCCTCGGCTGGCCCGAGCAGACTCCGGACCTCGCCAAGTTCTATCCGACCAGTGTGCTGGTCACCGGGTACGACATCCTCTTCTTCTGGGTCGCCCGGATGATGATGTTCGGGCTGTACGCGATGGACGGCAGGCAGCCGTTCGACGTGATCGCACTGCACGGCATGGTCCGCGACGAGCACGGCAAGAAGATGTCCAAGTCGTTCGGCAACGTCGTCGACCCGCTGGACTGGATCGACCGCTACGGTGCCGACGCGACCCGGTTCACCCTGGCCCGGGGCGCCAACCCCGGTGGCGACGTGCCGGTCAGCGAGGAGTGGTGCCAGGGGTCGCGCAACTTCTGCAACAAGCTGTGGAACGCCACCCGGTTCGCGCTGATCAACGGCGCGCACACCGGCGGCCCGCTGCCGTCCGCCGACCGGCTCTCGACCGTGGACCGGTGGATCCTGTCCCGGCTGGCCCACGTCACCGCGGAGGTCGACGAGCAGTTCGAGACGTACGAGTTCGCCAAGGTCTGCGACCTGTTGTACCACTTCGCCTGGGACGACGTCTGCGACTGGTATGTCGAGCTGAGCAAGCCGGTCCTCGCCGGCGGTGGCGAGCCGGCCGAGGTCAGCCGCCGGGTTCTCGGCCACGTGCTGGACCAGTTGCTGCGGCTGCTGCACCCGGTGATCCCGTTCGTCACCGAGGAACTGTGGACCGCCCTGACCGGCGGCGAGACGGTGCTGACCGCGCCCTGGCCCACCAGCGACCGGGCGCTGATCGACGACGCCGCCGAGGCGGAGGTGGCCACCCTGCAGCGGGTCGTCACCGAGGTCCGCCGATTCCGCTCCGACCAGGGGCTGCGCCCGACCCAGCGGGTCGCCGCCCGGCTCGACGGGCTGGCCGGCGCCGGTGTCGCAGCGCACGAGCCGCTGATCCGGTCCCTCGCGCGGCTCGATCCGGCCGGCGACGACTTCCAGGCCAGCGCGACGCTGGCCATGCCCGGTGAGGTCAGCGTGGCCCTGGACACCCGTGGCTCGATCGACGTGGCCGCCGAACGCGCCCGGCTCGCCAAGGACCGCGCGGCGGCGGAGAAGGAGGCCGGGCAGGCCCGGGCGAAGCTGGACAACCCGGCCTTCGTCGGCAAGGCCCCCGAACACGTCGTCGTCAAGATCCGCGAGCGGCTGGCCGTCGCCGAGGCCGACCTGGCCCGCATCGACGCCGCCTTGGAGGCGCTTTCCTCGTGA
- a CDS encoding bifunctional folylpolyglutamate synthase/dihydrofolate synthase, translating to MVFELDRISSLLDLLGSPQRAYPSIHLTGTNGKTSTARMIDSLLRAFGLHTGRYTSPHLETVRERISLDGEPVDEARFTTVYQELKPLAELVDDRSAEPLTYFDLTTALAFATFADAPVDVAVVEVGLGGAEDATNVIQAGVCVLTPIGLDHTEWLGDTLQDIAVAKSGIIHPGATVICAAQEEEAARPILQRCAEVGATVAREGSEFGVLGRAVAVGGQVLSLQGLGGVYEDVFLPLHGAHQAQNAAVALAAVEAFLGAGARRQLDVEAVREGFAATSSPGRLERVRSAPTILLDGAHNPQGMAATVTALQEEFAFSKLVAVLATLADKDAVGMLELLEPVVDQLVVTRNSSPRALPAKELAALAAEVFGADRVEIAEEMPDAIEAAVVLAEEDVPGELAGVGVLITGSVVTVADARRLLKR from the coding sequence ATGGTCTTCGAGCTGGACCGCATCTCGTCCCTGCTCGACCTGCTGGGCAGCCCGCAGCGGGCGTACCCGTCGATCCACCTGACCGGGACCAACGGCAAGACCTCCACCGCCCGCATGATCGACTCGCTGCTGCGGGCCTTCGGGTTGCACACCGGGCGGTACACCAGCCCGCACCTGGAGACCGTCCGGGAGCGGATCAGTCTCGACGGCGAGCCGGTGGACGAGGCCCGCTTCACCACGGTGTACCAGGAGCTGAAGCCGTTGGCCGAGCTGGTCGACGACCGCTCAGCCGAACCGTTGACCTACTTCGACCTGACCACCGCGCTGGCGTTCGCCACCTTCGCCGACGCCCCGGTGGACGTGGCCGTGGTCGAGGTCGGCCTCGGCGGTGCCGAGGACGCCACGAACGTGATCCAGGCCGGGGTGTGCGTACTGACTCCGATCGGGCTGGACCACACCGAGTGGCTCGGCGACACCCTCCAGGACATCGCGGTCGCCAAGTCCGGGATCATCCACCCCGGCGCGACGGTCATCTGCGCCGCGCAGGAGGAGGAGGCCGCCCGGCCGATCCTGCAACGCTGCGCCGAGGTGGGCGCGACCGTTGCCCGTGAGGGGTCGGAGTTCGGCGTGCTCGGCCGGGCCGTCGCCGTCGGCGGGCAGGTGCTCAGCCTGCAGGGCCTGGGCGGGGTGTACGAAGACGTGTTCCTTCCGCTGCACGGCGCTCACCAGGCACAGAACGCAGCGGTGGCGCTCGCCGCCGTCGAGGCGTTCCTGGGTGCCGGCGCCCGGCGGCAACTCGACGTGGAGGCGGTGCGGGAGGGCTTCGCCGCCACCAGTTCCCCCGGCCGGCTGGAGCGGGTCCGTAGCGCCCCGACGATCCTGCTCGACGGCGCGCACAACCCGCAGGGGATGGCGGCGACCGTCACCGCCCTGCAGGAGGAGTTCGCGTTCAGCAAGCTGGTCGCCGTGCTGGCCACGCTGGCCGACAAGGACGCCGTCGGCATGCTGGAGCTGTTGGAGCCGGTGGTCGATCAGCTGGTGGTGACCCGGAACAGCTCACCCCGGGCGCTGCCGGCGAAGGAACTGGCCGCGCTCGCCGCGGAGGTCTTCGGCGCGGACCGGGTCGAGATCGCCGAGGAGATGCCGGACGCGATCGAGGCGGCGGTGGTGCTCGCCGAGGAGGACGTGCCCGGCGAACTGGCCGGGGTAGGTGTGCTGATCACCGGCTCGGTGGTGACCGTGGCCGACGCCCGCCGGCTGCTGAAACGATGA
- a CDS encoding DUF4233 domain-containing protein: protein MTAQQPERGGASGPSADDPQPRRSGLRDPVRAVRGLGAGALTLEALVLLLAIQPIRLVGGEFGGAAIAVVVALAVAAAVLAGMMRRPWAWHAGTVLQGLLLLSGLLHWSLFALGVTFALVWAYASHVRRVVLG from the coding sequence ATGACCGCACAACAGCCGGAGCGCGGCGGCGCATCCGGCCCTTCGGCCGACGACCCGCAGCCGCGCCGGTCGGGCCTGCGTGACCCGGTGCGGGCCGTACGCGGGCTCGGCGCGGGCGCCCTCACCCTGGAGGCGCTGGTGCTGCTGCTGGCGATCCAGCCGATCCGGTTGGTCGGCGGTGAGTTCGGCGGCGCCGCGATCGCGGTGGTCGTGGCGCTGGCCGTGGCCGCCGCGGTACTGGCCGGCATGATGCGTCGGCCGTGGGCGTGGCATGCCGGCACCGTGTTGCAGGGACTGCTGCTGCTCTCCGGGCTGCTGCACTGGTCGCTGTTCGCGTTGGGTGTCACGTTCGCTCTGGTGTGGGCGTACGCGTCGCATGTGCGCCGGGTGGTCCTGGGCTGA
- the ndk gene encoding nucleoside-diphosphate kinase codes for MSSSSPDERTLVLIKPDAVRRGLVGEIISRFERKGLRIDAMLSRTMDPALADEHYAEHVDKPFYPPLKAFMTGGPLVALVLSGDEVIDVVRGLIGATDGRRAAAGTIRGDLSLSNRENLVHASDSADSAKRELALWFPDLG; via the coding sequence GTGTCCAGCAGCAGCCCGGACGAACGGACGCTCGTACTGATCAAGCCCGACGCGGTCCGCCGAGGGCTGGTAGGCGAGATCATTTCTCGTTTCGAGCGCAAAGGGCTGCGGATCGACGCGATGCTGTCCCGGACGATGGACCCCGCGCTGGCCGACGAGCACTACGCCGAGCACGTCGACAAGCCGTTCTACCCGCCGCTGAAGGCGTTCATGACCGGCGGCCCGCTGGTCGCGCTGGTGCTCTCCGGTGACGAGGTCATCGACGTGGTACGCGGCCTGATCGGCGCCACCGACGGGCGCCGGGCAGCGGCCGGCACCATCCGGGGTGACCTCTCCCTGTCCAACCGGGAGAACCTGGTGCACGCCTCCGACTCGGCGGACAGCGCCAAGCGCGAACTCGCCCTCTGGTTTCCCGACCTGGGCTGA
- the sigJ gene encoding RNA polymerase sigma factor SigJ, translating to MEPNHGDRPQRSAEGRVSPVDAAEAADALDAHRPMLLGLAYRLLGSRHDAEDVLQDAYLRWVRVDRAGVAEPRRYLSRVVTHLSMDRLRARQAAREAYAGPWLPEPVPTVPSPFGPLERAELRDSLSTALLHLLERLTPPERAVYVLHTAFELPYTEIAEVLDRSAEDCRQLHHRASLRIGRDQRRFTADRAEQERLLEAFIAASHEGDLAALTDLVAADATAWSDGGGRVKAARNPVTGADRVARFILGIRDRGWPLTVHRTELNGQPAALVMTADGQRHAVTLCTAGGRITGIFVVANPEKLTWAT from the coding sequence GTGGAACCGAATCACGGCGACCGTCCGCAGCGATCTGCCGAGGGGCGGGTGAGCCCGGTCGACGCGGCCGAGGCGGCCGACGCGCTCGACGCGCACCGGCCGATGCTGCTCGGGCTGGCCTACCGGTTGCTGGGCAGCCGGCACGACGCCGAGGACGTGCTGCAGGATGCCTATCTGCGGTGGGTCCGGGTCGACCGCGCCGGGGTGGCCGAGCCGCGCCGCTACCTGTCCCGGGTGGTGACCCACCTGTCGATGGACCGGCTGCGGGCCCGGCAGGCCGCCCGGGAGGCGTACGCCGGTCCGTGGTTGCCGGAGCCGGTTCCGACCGTGCCGTCGCCGTTCGGCCCGCTGGAACGCGCCGAACTGCGTGACTCGCTCTCCACCGCGCTGCTGCATCTGCTGGAGCGGCTCACCCCGCCGGAGCGCGCGGTCTACGTGCTGCACACCGCTTTCGAGCTGCCGTACACCGAGATCGCCGAGGTGCTGGACCGGTCCGCCGAGGACTGCCGGCAGTTGCACCACCGGGCGAGCCTGCGGATCGGGCGCGACCAGCGCCGGTTCACCGCCGACCGGGCCGAGCAGGAGCGGCTGCTGGAGGCGTTCATCGCCGCCTCGCACGAGGGTGACCTGGCCGCGCTGACCGATCTGGTCGCCGCGGACGCGACCGCGTGGAGCGACGGCGGCGGCCGGGTGAAGGCCGCCCGCAACCCGGTGACCGGGGCCGACCGGGTGGCCCGGTTCATCCTGGGCATCCGGGACCGGGGGTGGCCGCTGACGGTGCACCGCACGGAACTCAACGGCCAGCCGGCCGCCCTGGTGATGACGGCGGACGGCCAGCGGCACGCGGTCACCCTGTGCACCGCCGGCGGCCGGATCACCGGCATCTTCGTGGTGGCCAACCCGGAGAAGCTGACCTGGGCGACATAG
- a CDS encoding alkaline phosphatase D family protein, whose product MTEIDRRTLLRAGVVAGAGVAGGVLLGGAGASAGPAWRPGGRPVLTHGVQSGDAAADSAVVWTRADRPGRMLVEVSRRPDFRGARKVRGPVLHPGSDFTGKVRLGGLPSAERLHYRVRVESLDRPGLASAPLTGALTTAPATHSRRDVRFVWTGDIAGQGWGIAPDFGGMSIFRAMRARRPDFFLCSGDTVYADNPLTESVALPDGRVWRNLVVPEKSKVAETLAEFRGQFAYNLLDEHLRAFAAEVPQVNQWDDHEVTNNWYPGEVLTDDRYTERRVDVLAARARRAFDEWLPTPPRGPLYRRLAYGPLLDLFVLDMRTYKDPNDGNTYADPGRGLLGAEQRAWLIRELTRSRATWKVIAIDLPLGLVVPDGAAAQEGVAQGDPGVPAGRELEFAGVLGAAHRAGVTGIVFLTADVHYTAAHHYDPARAAVADFTPFWEFVSGPAHAGAFGPNALDGTFGPQAVFVNAPPRANTSPAEGFQHFGEVHIDAHSRALTVHLRDRDGRSLWTTTLPAP is encoded by the coding sequence ATGACCGAGATCGATCGACGTACCCTGCTGCGGGCCGGCGTGGTGGCCGGCGCCGGCGTCGCCGGCGGCGTGTTGCTCGGCGGGGCCGGCGCGTCCGCCGGACCGGCCTGGCGGCCCGGTGGGCGGCCGGTGCTGACCCACGGTGTGCAGAGCGGCGATGCGGCGGCGGACTCCGCGGTGGTCTGGACCCGCGCGGACCGCCCGGGTCGGATGCTGGTGGAGGTGAGCCGCCGGCCCGACTTCCGGGGCGCCCGCAAGGTGCGCGGACCGGTGCTGCACCCGGGCTCGGACTTCACCGGCAAGGTGCGGCTGGGCGGGCTGCCCAGTGCCGAGCGGCTGCACTACCGGGTGCGGGTGGAGAGCCTGGACCGGCCCGGCCTGGCCAGCGCGCCGTTGACCGGTGCGCTGACCACGGCCCCGGCCACGCACAGCCGCCGTGACGTGCGCTTCGTCTGGACCGGTGACATCGCCGGGCAGGGCTGGGGCATCGCACCCGACTTCGGCGGCATGTCGATCTTCCGGGCGATGCGGGCGCGGCGGCCGGACTTCTTCCTGTGCAGCGGCGACACCGTGTACGCCGACAACCCGCTCACCGAGTCGGTCGCGCTGCCCGACGGGCGGGTCTGGCGCAACCTGGTCGTCCCGGAGAAGTCCAAGGTCGCCGAGACGCTGGCCGAGTTCCGTGGGCAGTTCGCGTACAACCTGCTCGACGAACACCTGCGGGCGTTCGCCGCGGAGGTGCCGCAGGTCAACCAGTGGGACGACCATGAGGTGACCAACAACTGGTACCCGGGGGAGGTGCTGACCGACGACCGCTACACCGAACGCCGGGTGGACGTGCTCGCCGCTCGGGCGCGGCGCGCGTTCGACGAGTGGCTGCCGACGCCCCCGCGCGGACCGCTGTACCGCAGGTTGGCCTACGGCCCGCTGCTGGACCTGTTCGTGCTGGACATGCGGACCTACAAGGACCCCAACGACGGCAACACGTACGCCGACCCGGGTCGCGGGTTGCTCGGTGCCGAACAGCGGGCCTGGCTGATCCGGGAACTGACCCGGTCCCGGGCCACCTGGAAGGTGATCGCCATCGACCTGCCGCTGGGGCTGGTGGTGCCGGACGGCGCGGCTGCCCAGGAGGGCGTGGCACAGGGCGACCCGGGCGTCCCGGCCGGGCGGGAACTGGAGTTCGCCGGGGTGCTCGGTGCGGCCCACCGGGCCGGGGTGACCGGGATCGTCTTCCTCACCGCCGACGTGCACTACACCGCCGCGCACCACTACGACCCGGCCCGCGCGGCGGTCGCCGACTTCACCCCGTTCTGGGAGTTCGTCTCCGGCCCGGCGCACGCGGGCGCGTTCGGCCCGAACGCCCTGGACGGCACCTTCGGCCCGCAGGCGGTGTTCGTGAACGCCCCGCCCCGCGCCAACACCTCCCCGGCCGAGGGCTTCCAGCACTTCGGCGAGGTTCACATCGACGCGCACTCCCGTGCCCTCACCGTCCACCTCCGCGACCGCGACGGCCGTTCCCTCTGGACCACCACCCTCCCCGCCCCCTGA
- the ileS gene encoding isoleucine--tRNA ligase, producing MAYPLHDPNAGGVPASPDLPAVERRVLEHWTADKTFHASVDARDPGEDGNNEYVFYDGPPFANGLPHYGHLFTGYVKDVVPRYQTMRGRRVERRFGWDCHGLPAEVVAEKQLGITSKAEILDLGVARFNEACRASVLEFTQDWERYVTRQARWVDFANDYKTLDLDYMESVMWAFKTLHDKGLVYEGFRVLAYCWRCETPLSNTETRMDDVYRDRHDPTLTVWFELTADESAPELVRGPVRLGVWTTTPWTLPSNLALAVGPDIEYAVLERDGVRHLVGAARLAAYAKELEGYEQVGTVRGADLVGRRYTPLFDFLVEQAGPNAYQVLGAEFVTTEDGTGIVHLAPAFGEDDQNACNAAGIPTVVTVDDHTRFTALVPPFEGEQVFDVNKPVIRQLKERGVVLRQDTYTHSYPHCWRCDTPLVYKAVSSWFVAVTKFKDRMVELNQQINWTPGHIRDGSFGKWLANARDWSISRNRFWGSPIPVWRSDDPNHPRVDVYGSLAEIERDFGVRLTDLHRPAVDELVRPNPDDPTGRSTMRRVPEVLDCWFESGSMPFAQVHYPFENADWFEHHYPGDFIVEYIGQTRGWFYTMHVLATALFDRPAFRNCLSHGILLGSDGRKMSKSLSNYPDVYHVFDSYGSDAMRWMLMSSPVLRGGDMPVTESSVRDAVRQVLLPLWNVWYFFSLYANADGYQARRRTAATPAGGGDAAGNLLDRYVLAKTNELVATAGAQLDAYDISGACATVRSYLDALTNWYVRRSRDRFWAGDEEAFDTLWTVLETLCRVVAPLAPLTAEEIWRGLTGERSVHLTDWPQATEFPADHDLVAAMDSVRSVASAALSLRKAKGLRVRLPLSKLTVATPVAEQLRPFADLVADEVNVKEVEFTGALSAHCRQVLTVVPRALGPRVGKQVQQVIKAVKAGQWELVDGAPVAAGVTLADGEYELRLVAVDAEHSAPLPGGEGVVVLDTMVSPELAAEGLARDFVRVVQQARRDADLDVSDRIVVSASASEGVRAAVSGYRDFVAREVLADSVDFADGLDGFVGEVGEGERVTVVVRRV from the coding sequence ATGGCCTATCCGTTGCACGACCCGAACGCCGGCGGCGTCCCGGCGAGCCCGGACCTGCCCGCGGTCGAGCGCCGGGTGCTGGAGCACTGGACGGCCGACAAGACCTTCCATGCCTCCGTGGACGCCCGTGACCCGGGCGAGGACGGAAACAACGAGTACGTCTTCTACGACGGGCCGCCGTTCGCCAACGGCCTGCCGCACTACGGCCACCTGTTCACCGGGTACGTCAAGGACGTGGTGCCCCGCTACCAGACCATGCGCGGCCGGCGGGTGGAGCGGCGCTTCGGCTGGGACTGCCACGGCCTGCCCGCCGAGGTGGTCGCCGAGAAGCAGCTCGGCATCACCAGCAAGGCCGAGATCCTCGACCTGGGCGTGGCCCGGTTCAACGAGGCGTGCCGCGCCTCGGTGCTGGAGTTCACCCAGGACTGGGAGCGGTACGTCACCCGGCAGGCCCGCTGGGTCGACTTCGCCAACGACTACAAGACCCTCGACCTGGACTACATGGAAAGCGTCATGTGGGCCTTCAAGACCCTGCACGACAAGGGTCTGGTCTACGAGGGCTTCCGGGTGCTGGCGTACTGCTGGCGCTGCGAGACGCCGCTGTCGAACACCGAGACCCGGATGGACGACGTCTACCGGGACCGGCACGACCCGACCCTGACCGTGTGGTTCGAGCTGACCGCCGACGAGTCCGCGCCGGAACTGGTGCGCGGGCCGGTCCGGCTCGGCGTCTGGACGACCACCCCGTGGACGCTGCCGTCCAACCTCGCGCTCGCCGTCGGCCCGGACATCGAGTACGCGGTGCTGGAGCGCGACGGCGTCCGTCACCTGGTGGGCGCGGCCCGGCTGGCGGCGTACGCCAAGGAACTGGAGGGGTACGAGCAGGTCGGCACGGTACGCGGCGCGGACCTGGTGGGACGCCGGTACACGCCGCTGTTCGACTTCCTGGTGGAGCAGGCCGGGCCGAATGCCTACCAGGTGCTCGGCGCGGAGTTCGTCACCACCGAGGACGGCACCGGGATCGTGCACCTGGCCCCGGCCTTCGGTGAGGACGACCAGAACGCCTGCAACGCCGCCGGCATCCCGACCGTCGTCACGGTAGACGACCACACCCGGTTCACCGCGCTGGTCCCGCCGTTCGAGGGCGAGCAGGTCTTCGACGTCAACAAGCCGGTGATCCGCCAGCTCAAGGAGCGGGGGGTGGTGCTCAGGCAGGACACCTACACCCACTCGTACCCGCACTGCTGGCGCTGCGACACGCCCCTGGTCTACAAGGCGGTGTCGTCCTGGTTCGTGGCGGTGACGAAGTTCAAGGACCGGATGGTCGAGCTCAACCAGCAGATCAACTGGACACCGGGGCACATCAGGGACGGCTCGTTCGGCAAGTGGCTGGCCAACGCCCGGGACTGGTCGATCAGCCGGAACCGGTTCTGGGGTTCGCCCATCCCGGTGTGGCGCTCCGACGACCCGAACCACCCCCGGGTGGACGTGTACGGGTCGCTCGCCGAGATCGAGCGGGACTTCGGCGTACGCCTGACCGACCTGCACCGGCCGGCGGTGGACGAGTTGGTGCGCCCCAACCCGGACGACCCGACCGGCCGCTCGACGATGCGCCGGGTGCCGGAGGTGCTGGACTGCTGGTTCGAGTCCGGCTCGATGCCGTTCGCCCAGGTGCACTACCCGTTCGAGAACGCCGACTGGTTCGAGCACCACTACCCGGGCGACTTCATCGTCGAGTACATCGGGCAGACCCGGGGCTGGTTCTACACCATGCACGTGCTGGCCACCGCGCTGTTCGACCGGCCGGCGTTCCGCAACTGCCTCAGCCACGGCATCCTGCTCGGCTCGGACGGGCGCAAGATGTCCAAGAGCCTGAGCAACTATCCGGACGTGTACCACGTCTTCGACTCGTACGGCTCGGACGCGATGCGCTGGATGCTGATGTCCTCGCCGGTGCTGCGGGGCGGGGACATGCCGGTCACCGAGTCGAGCGTGCGGGACGCCGTCCGGCAGGTGCTGCTGCCGCTCTGGAACGTCTGGTACTTCTTCTCGCTCTACGCCAACGCGGACGGGTACCAGGCCAGGCGGAGGACGGCGGCGACGCCGGCCGGCGGCGGCGACGCCGCCGGCAACCTGCTCGACCGGTATGTGCTGGCGAAGACGAACGAGCTGGTGGCCACGGCCGGCGCGCAGCTGGACGCGTACGACATCTCGGGCGCCTGCGCCACCGTCCGGTCCTACCTGGACGCGTTGACCAACTGGTACGTGCGGCGCTCGCGGGACCGGTTCTGGGCCGGTGACGAGGAGGCGTTCGACACCCTGTGGACGGTGCTGGAGACGCTCTGCCGGGTGGTGGCGCCGCTGGCGCCGCTGACCGCGGAGGAGATCTGGCGCGGGCTGACCGGCGAGCGGTCGGTGCACCTGACCGACTGGCCGCAGGCCACGGAGTTCCCGGCCGACCACGACCTGGTCGCCGCGATGGACTCCGTCCGCTCGGTCGCCTCGGCGGCGCTGTCGCTGCGCAAGGCCAAGGGGCTGCGGGTCCGGCTGCCGCTGTCGAAGCTGACCGTGGCCACACCGGTGGCCGAGCAGCTGCGTCCCTTCGCCGACCTGGTCGCCGACGAGGTCAACGTCAAGGAGGTGGAGTTCACCGGCGCGCTGTCCGCGCACTGCCGGCAGGTGCTCACCGTGGTGCCCCGGGCGCTCGGGCCGCGGGTCGGCAAGCAGGTGCAGCAGGTGATCAAGGCGGTCAAGGCGGGCCAGTGGGAGCTGGTCGACGGTGCCCCGGTCGCCGCCGGCGTCACCCTCGCCGACGGCGAGTACGAGCTGCGCCTGGTCGCGGTCGACGCCGAGCACTCGGCGCCGTTGCCGGGCGGCGAGGGGGTGGTGGTGCTGGACACCATGGTCAGTCCCGAACTCGCCGCGGAGGGGTTGGCCCGGGACTTCGTCCGGGTGGTGCAGCAGGCCCGCCGGGACGCCGACCTGGACGTCTCCGATCGGATCGTGGTCTCGGCGTCGGCCTCCGAGGGGGTCCGGGCTGCGGTGTCCGGGTACCGCGACTTCGTGGCCCGGGAGGTGCTGGCCGACAGCGTCGACTTCGCCGACGGGCTCGACGGCTTCGTCGGTGAGGTCGGTGAGGGCGAGCGGGTCACCGTCGTCGTCCGCCGGGTCTGA